The following proteins are co-located in the Streptosporangium brasiliense genome:
- a CDS encoding non-ribosomal peptide synthetase/MFS transporter has translation MTETALSDAKRALLAQRLRRREESRTITARAPGTAPPLSHAQERLWFLEQYRPGTTTYTVPVAARLRGELDAGALRRALDEIVTRHEALRTRFLTTEDGTPELVVDDPRPAELRVTEAADLDAAIELLDADLATPFDLEHGPLFRTVVVRLAPDDHVLLIAAHHAVIDGWSTDVIIRELLALHDGAVPPPAPVGYGDYALWQRGRDHRREIDHWRDRLAGLPAIELPTDRPRPAEQGHAGAALDVRLDANLTRRLTELGQAAGATPYMTLLAAFQVLLARYSGQSDFAVGSPVAGRGLPELDGVVGMFVNTLVLRADLADDPPFSVFLERTRETALDAFAHQELPFDRLVNELNVVRDVSRSPLVQVTFALQNFKAGEEDGRVSYLALPARTTRFDLGLYLFESPDGLVGNLTYSTALFDPESMELLASRFETLLRSIVADPRTRVGELSLLSEEERERVLGFGSSTAPAPAGHDLLHDLVTAQAALTPGATAVVCGEESLTYAELDDRSTRIAALLRSRYGVGPDTRVGVFLEQSTDLAAAVIGVMKAGGSYVPLDPKQPRDRLAHMLGDAGAVAVVTTSSLRDLVPGTPVVCLDEEALRDSAFEAPAVTADHLAYVIYTSGTTGRPKGVGVQHRQVLNYLAGVRERFEVEPAAVYTLLQSLSFDFGVTIFYLSLMTGGELHLADPQSPVEELAGQLGRTDYLKMTPSHLASLLSDPDVTDPAELLPRKLLVLGGEASRWSWARELSAHTTVVNHYGPTEATVGISTHAVTGEAERALNLPIGRPLPGARVYVLDEHLRLVPPGMTGEIYLGGDRLARGYLGQPGLTADRFLPDPYGGPGARMYRTGDLGRWLPSGDLCFLGRRDLQVKVRGYRVELSEIESVLTGRPGVAQAVVELRGDRLIGYLVGERTSVSELRAALGERLPEYMIPGRFVWLDELPLKSHGKVDRARLPEPDEERPDQEAGFVPPETPVEEAIAAVWAQVLGLVRVGVLDDFFDLGGHSLLAAQVVARLRKALPAGGRQVSILDLFKHRTVRELARLVEAGDDGPRMLLHRLTPARTATSTLVCVPYGGGSAAIYQPLADAMPAGWALHAVAVPGQEMGLVEETRPVAEVAQGCVEEILDGIRGPLALYGHCGLGVMLTVEIARRLEAAGRPVEAIYLGGIFPFARPASTLAWLSNLTDRLRSDQVWANALQAAGLDVEDLDRDQLKLMIDNRRKGTKEAERYFTRLFAEGVEPLRAPIISVAGERDPATEFYQERYREWHLLTDSTAVVVLDEAGHFFLKYRAEELSAIVTGTHRAIASGETAALGRTDRSTWWLGGVSDQSATGRATAVPDVPEQAASEVPEQAVSDVPERAGPVPAGPGRAVPEQAGPGRAGPGGGAVPVGGRGPEPSMKRFATVAAGQLVSIVGSSLTEFAVPLWIYVTTGSLARFALFSVLALVPGMLVSPIAGALVDRYDRRKVMLAGDAGAFGTQLALGILLWTGNLEVWHIYPLLVLLSVALTFQRLAYNSAVPQLVPKRFLGHANGVVQMVTGTAQLVVPLVAVGLMAVIGLEGILVLDVVSYAFAIAVLLLVRFPKTMAWKRRESLVSEMVEGWRFSWGSRGFRGMLFFFAVLNVFLSPLFLLISPLVLGFATLQDVGRISFAGGLGVFLGGLTMTVWGGPRRRRLRGVLLSTVILAVFCLVTGLQQNLVVIAVGAFGMSFWLTMLNGVYATIIQVKVPQRFHGRVIALNTLIAWSTLPIGFGLVAPYGSALFEPLLLPGGPLAGTVGLVLGTGEGRGVGLMYVLFAVAIAVTALVAMRTRTLSRFDVDVPDALPDDLVGFQTLQQRHGPAAEPAVEAAAVRR, from the coding sequence ATGACCGAGACCGCGCTGTCGGACGCCAAGCGGGCGCTGCTCGCCCAGCGGCTCCGGCGCCGGGAGGAGTCCCGGACCATCACGGCCCGGGCCCCGGGGACCGCCCCGCCCCTGTCCCACGCCCAGGAGCGCCTGTGGTTCCTGGAGCAGTACCGCCCAGGAACGACCACCTACACGGTCCCCGTCGCGGCGCGCCTACGCGGCGAACTGGACGCCGGCGCGCTGCGCCGGGCGCTGGACGAGATCGTCACGCGCCACGAGGCCCTGCGGACGCGCTTCCTCACCACCGAGGACGGCACCCCCGAACTCGTGGTCGACGACCCCCGGCCGGCGGAGCTGCGCGTCACCGAGGCGGCCGATCTGGACGCCGCGATCGAGCTGCTCGACGCCGACCTCGCCACCCCCTTCGACCTGGAGCACGGCCCGCTCTTCCGGACCGTGGTGGTCCGGCTCGCGCCGGACGACCACGTGCTTCTCATCGCCGCGCACCACGCCGTCATCGACGGCTGGTCCACCGATGTGATCATCCGTGAGCTACTCGCCCTGCACGACGGCGCGGTCCCGCCGCCCGCCCCGGTCGGCTACGGCGACTACGCCCTCTGGCAGCGCGGGCGCGACCACCGCCGGGAGATCGACCACTGGCGGGACCGGCTCGCCGGCCTGCCGGCCATCGAGCTCCCCACCGACCGGCCACGCCCGGCCGAGCAGGGCCACGCGGGGGCCGCCCTCGACGTCCGGCTGGACGCCAACCTCACCCGGCGGCTCACCGAGCTGGGCCAGGCCGCCGGCGCCACGCCGTACATGACGCTGCTGGCCGCCTTCCAGGTGCTGCTGGCCCGCTACTCGGGGCAGTCGGACTTCGCGGTCGGCTCCCCGGTCGCGGGCCGTGGCCTGCCGGAGCTGGACGGCGTCGTCGGCATGTTCGTCAACACGCTCGTGCTCCGCGCGGACCTGGCCGACGACCCGCCGTTCAGCGTGTTCCTGGAGCGCACCCGCGAGACCGCGCTGGACGCGTTCGCCCACCAGGAGCTCCCGTTCGACCGGCTCGTCAACGAGCTGAACGTGGTCCGCGACGTGAGCCGGTCACCGCTCGTCCAGGTCACGTTCGCGCTGCAGAACTTCAAGGCAGGCGAGGAGGACGGCCGGGTCTCCTACCTCGCCCTGCCGGCCAGGACCACCCGCTTCGACCTGGGCCTCTACCTGTTCGAGAGCCCCGACGGGCTGGTGGGGAACCTCACCTACAGCACGGCCCTGTTCGACCCGGAGAGCATGGAGCTGCTGGCGTCCCGGTTCGAGACGCTGCTGCGGTCGATCGTGGCGGACCCGCGGACGCGGGTCGGGGAGCTGTCCCTGCTCTCCGAGGAGGAGCGGGAGCGGGTCCTGGGTTTCGGGTCGAGCACCGCCCCCGCCCCCGCCGGCCACGACCTGCTCCACGACCTCGTCACCGCGCAGGCCGCGCTGACCCCCGGCGCCACCGCCGTGGTCTGCGGTGAGGAGTCCCTCACCTACGCCGAGCTCGACGACCGCTCCACCCGGATCGCCGCCCTGCTGAGGAGCCGGTACGGCGTCGGCCCCGACACCCGGGTCGGCGTCTTCCTGGAGCAGTCCACCGACCTGGCGGCGGCCGTCATCGGCGTCATGAAGGCGGGCGGCTCCTACGTCCCCCTCGACCCCAAGCAGCCCCGCGACCGGCTGGCCCACATGCTCGGCGACGCCGGAGCCGTCGCCGTCGTCACCACCTCCTCCCTCCGTGACCTGGTCCCCGGGACGCCGGTCGTCTGCCTGGACGAGGAGGCCCTGCGGGACAGCGCGTTCGAGGCGCCCGCGGTCACGGCGGACCACCTGGCGTATGTGATCTACACCTCGGGAACGACCGGGCGGCCCAAGGGCGTCGGGGTGCAGCACCGGCAGGTGCTGAACTACCTGGCCGGGGTCAGGGAGCGGTTCGAGGTCGAGCCCGCGGCGGTCTACACGCTGCTGCAGTCGCTCTCGTTCGACTTCGGGGTGACGATCTTCTACCTGTCGCTCATGACCGGCGGCGAGCTGCACCTGGCCGACCCGCAGTCGCCGGTCGAGGAGCTGGCCGGGCAGCTCGGCCGTACCGACTACCTGAAGATGACCCCCTCCCACCTCGCCTCGCTGCTGTCCGACCCCGACGTCACCGACCCCGCCGAGCTGCTCCCGCGCAAGCTGCTCGTCCTCGGCGGCGAGGCGTCCAGGTGGAGCTGGGCGCGGGAGCTGAGCGCGCACACCACCGTGGTCAACCACTACGGCCCCACCGAGGCCACGGTCGGCATCTCCACCCACGCCGTCACCGGCGAGGCCGAGCGGGCGCTCAACCTCCCGATCGGCCGGCCGCTGCCCGGCGCCAGGGTCTACGTGCTGGACGAGCATCTGCGGCTGGTCCCGCCCGGCATGACCGGTGAGATCTACCTCGGCGGCGACCGGCTCGCCCGGGGCTACCTCGGGCAGCCCGGCCTGACGGCCGACAGGTTCCTGCCCGACCCGTACGGCGGGCCCGGCGCGCGCATGTACCGGACCGGCGACCTCGGCCGCTGGCTGCCCTCGGGGGACCTGTGCTTCCTCGGCCGCCGTGACCTCCAGGTGAAGGTCCGGGGCTACCGGGTGGAGCTGTCGGAGATCGAGTCGGTCCTCACCGGCCGGCCCGGCGTCGCGCAGGCCGTCGTCGAGCTGCGCGGGGACCGGCTGATCGGCTACCTCGTCGGAGAGCGGACCAGCGTGAGCGAGCTGCGCGCGGCACTCGGCGAGCGGCTCCCCGAATACATGATCCCTGGGCGGTTCGTCTGGCTGGACGAACTGCCGCTGAAGTCGCACGGCAAGGTCGACCGGGCCCGGCTGCCCGAGCCCGACGAGGAGCGGCCGGACCAGGAGGCCGGGTTCGTCCCGCCGGAGACGCCGGTGGAAGAGGCGATCGCGGCGGTGTGGGCCCAGGTGCTCGGCCTGGTCCGGGTCGGCGTGCTGGACGACTTCTTCGACCTGGGCGGACATTCGCTGCTCGCCGCACAGGTGGTCGCCCGCCTGCGGAAAGCTCTTCCCGCAGGCGGGCGCCAGGTCAGCATCCTGGACCTGTTCAAGCACCGGACCGTCCGCGAGCTGGCCCGGCTCGTCGAGGCCGGTGACGACGGCCCACGCATGCTCCTGCACCGGCTCACCCCGGCCCGCACCGCCACCTCGACCCTGGTCTGCGTGCCGTACGGCGGCGGCAGCGCGGCCATCTACCAGCCGCTGGCCGACGCCATGCCCGCGGGCTGGGCGCTGCACGCGGTCGCCGTCCCCGGCCAGGAGATGGGCCTGGTCGAGGAGACCCGGCCGGTGGCCGAGGTCGCGCAGGGCTGCGTGGAGGAGATCCTCGACGGGATCCGGGGGCCGCTGGCGCTGTACGGCCACTGCGGACTCGGCGTCATGCTGACCGTGGAGATCGCCCGGCGTCTGGAGGCGGCGGGCCGGCCGGTCGAGGCCATCTACCTCGGCGGCATCTTCCCCTTCGCCCGGCCCGCCTCGACGCTGGCCTGGCTGTCGAACCTGACCGACCGCCTCCGCAGCGACCAGGTCTGGGCCAACGCCCTCCAGGCCGCCGGTCTCGACGTCGAGGACCTCGACCGCGACCAGCTCAAGCTGATGATCGACAACCGCCGCAAGGGCACCAAGGAGGCCGAGCGCTACTTCACCCGCCTGTTCGCCGAAGGCGTCGAGCCGCTCAGGGCGCCGATCATCTCCGTGGCGGGCGAGCGCGATCCGGCCACCGAGTTCTACCAGGAGCGCTACCGCGAGTGGCATCTCCTCACCGACTCCACCGCCGTGGTCGTCCTGGACGAGGCCGGTCACTTCTTCCTGAAGTACCGGGCCGAGGAGCTCTCCGCCATCGTCACCGGCACGCACCGGGCCATCGCCTCCGGCGAGACCGCCGCGCTGGGCCGCACGGACCGGTCCACCTGGTGGCTCGGCGGGGTCTCCGACCAGAGCGCGACCGGCCGGGCCACGGCCGTCCCGGACGTCCCCGAGCAGGCCGCGTCGGAGGTCCCCGAGCAGGCCGTATCGGACGTCCCCGAGCGGGCCGGGCCTGTCCCGGCCGGACCCGGGCGGGCCGTCCCCGAGCAGGCCGGACCCGGGCGGGCCGGGCCGGGAGGCGGGGCGGTCCCGGTCGGGGGGCGGGGGCCGGAGCCCAGCATGAAGCGGTTCGCCACGGTGGCCGCGGGGCAGCTCGTCTCGATCGTCGGATCGTCGCTGACCGAGTTCGCGGTCCCGCTGTGGATCTACGTCACCACCGGCTCACTCGCCAGGTTCGCCCTGTTCTCGGTCCTCGCGCTGGTCCCCGGCATGCTGGTCTCCCCGATCGCGGGCGCCCTCGTCGACCGCTACGACCGGCGCAAGGTCATGCTCGCCGGAGACGCCGGCGCGTTCGGTACCCAGCTCGCCCTCGGGATCCTGCTGTGGACCGGCAACCTGGAGGTCTGGCACATCTACCCGCTGCTGGTGCTGCTGTCGGTCGCGCTCACCTTCCAGCGCCTGGCCTACAACTCGGCCGTCCCCCAGCTCGTCCCCAAACGCTTCCTCGGCCACGCCAACGGCGTCGTCCAGATGGTGACCGGCACCGCCCAGCTCGTCGTCCCGCTGGTCGCGGTCGGCCTGATGGCCGTGATCGGTCTGGAGGGCATCCTGGTCCTGGACGTCGTCTCCTACGCCTTCGCGATCGCGGTGCTGCTCCTGGTCCGCTTCCCGAAGACGATGGCCTGGAAGCGCAGGGAGTCCCTGGTCTCCGAGATGGTGGAGGGGTGGAGGTTCTCCTGGGGCAGCCGGGGCTTCCGCGGCATGCTCTTCTTCTTCGCGGTGCTGAACGTCTTCCTGTCCCCTCTGTTCCTGCTCATCTCCCCGCTGGTCCTGGGCTTCGCCACGCTGCAGGACGTCGGCCGGATCTCCTTCGCCGGTGGCCTGGGCGTCTTCCTCGGCGGGCTGACCATGACCGTCTGGGGCGGTCCGCGCCGGCGGCGACTGCGCGGCGTGCTGCTGTCCACCGTGATCCTCGCCGTCTTCTGCCTGGTCACCGGCCTCCAGCAGAACCTGGTCGTGATCGCGGTCGGCGCGTTCGGCATGTCGTTCTGGCTGACCATGCTCAACGGGGTCTACGCCACGATCATCCAGGTCAAGGTGCCGCAGCGCTTCCACGGCCGGGTCATCGCGCTCAACACGCTGATCGCCTGGTCCACGCTGCCCATCGGTTTCGGCCTGGTCGCGCCGTACGGCAGCGCCCTGTTCGAGCCGCTGCTGCTGCCCGGCGGCCCGCTGGCCGGCACGGTCGGCCTCGTGCTCGGCACCGGCGAGGGCCGGGGCGTCGGCCTGATGTACGTGCTGTTCGCGGTCGCCATCGCCGTCACCGCGCTGGTCGCGATGCGCACCCGGACGCTGTCGCGGTTCGACGTGGACGTGCCGGACGCGCTCCCGGACGACCTGGTCGGCTTCCAGACCCTGCAGCAGCGCCACGGACCGGCCGCGGAGCCGGCCGTCGAGGCGGCCGCCGTACGGAGGTGA
- the bla gene encoding class A beta-lactamase, which translates to MRHLDARRLPASLKATGLAISILVGGTACGVDAASADSQAVPQAATAPAGAGSGQAVLDDLREPSHQADARRRLRALEASSGSRIGAYALDTATGRMVAYRSGERFPMLSTFKALAAAAVLQKARTSDPGLMDRVVHWKASEVKANSPMTERHVEDGMTVAQLCEAAITLSDNTAGNMLLKQIGGPAGLTKYLRTLKDPISRLDRWETELNDWNPKEKRDTTTPAAMARNLREVTSGNALDTRDRARLNAWLRANKTGDERIRAGLPKTWIIGDKTGSSTNYGSTNDIAVIRTSESASPLIMAIYTTHRAADAPNDNKVIADTATILARALGKLG; encoded by the coding sequence ATGCGACACCTTGACGCCCGCCGCCTCCCCGCGAGCCTGAAGGCGACCGGGCTGGCGATCTCCATCCTGGTGGGTGGCACCGCCTGTGGCGTGGACGCCGCCTCGGCCGACAGCCAGGCGGTCCCGCAGGCCGCGACGGCCCCGGCCGGGGCGGGGAGCGGGCAGGCCGTCCTCGACGACCTGCGGGAGCCGTCCCACCAGGCGGACGCGCGCCGGCGGCTGCGCGCGCTGGAAGCCTCCTCCGGGAGCCGCATCGGCGCCTACGCCCTCGACACGGCCACCGGCAGGATGGTCGCCTACCGGTCCGGCGAGCGCTTCCCGATGCTCTCCACCTTCAAGGCGCTGGCGGCCGCCGCGGTGCTGCAGAAGGCCCGCACCTCCGACCCGGGGCTGATGGACCGGGTCGTCCACTGGAAGGCCAGTGAGGTGAAGGCGAACTCGCCGATGACCGAGAGGCACGTGGAGGACGGGATGACCGTCGCCCAACTGTGCGAGGCCGCCATCACCCTCAGCGACAACACCGCGGGCAACATGCTGCTGAAGCAGATCGGCGGGCCGGCGGGACTGACGAAGTACCTCCGCACGCTGAAGGACCCGATCTCCCGTCTGGACCGCTGGGAGACCGAGCTCAACGACTGGAACCCCAAGGAGAAGCGGGACACCACCACCCCCGCCGCCATGGCCCGGAACCTGCGGGAAGTCACCTCCGGCAACGCGCTCGACACCAGGGACCGGGCGCGGCTGAACGCATGGCTGCGCGCGAACAAGACCGGCGACGAGCGCATCCGCGCCGGACTGCCCAAGACCTGGATCATCGGCGACAAGACCGGCTCCTCCACGAACTACGGATCCACGAACGACATCGCCGTCATCCGGACCTCCGAGTCCGCCTCCCCGCTGATCATGGCCATCTACACCACCCACCGCGCCGCCGACGCCCCCAACGACAACAAGGTCATCGCCGACACCGCCACCATCCTCGCCCGAGCCCTCGGCAAGCTCGGCTAG
- a CDS encoding MarR family winged helix-turn-helix transcriptional regulator, which produces MPQDIDSFASRTDADAVDRIVGQWRRERPDLDPSPMHVIGRITRLHWALDERLGRVFERYDLGRGEFDMLATLRRSGPPFELTAGELRESTMVTSGAVTKRIDRLERAGLVSRRAAEDDARGRLIRLTHRGQELIDGAVEQHVRNETRLLAGLTADERSTLTDLLRKLGRTLPDE; this is translated from the coding sequence ATGCCTCAGGACATCGACTCCTTCGCCTCGCGCACCGACGCCGACGCGGTCGATCGCATCGTCGGCCAGTGGCGCCGGGAGCGGCCCGACCTCGACCCCAGCCCGATGCATGTGATCGGACGCATCACCCGCCTGCACTGGGCGTTGGACGAGCGGCTGGGCCGGGTCTTCGAGCGCTACGACCTGGGCAGGGGCGAGTTCGACATGCTCGCCACGCTGCGCCGTTCCGGCCCTCCCTTCGAGCTGACCGCCGGCGAGCTGCGCGAGTCGACGATGGTCACCTCGGGAGCGGTGACCAAACGGATCGACCGGCTGGAACGCGCCGGGCTGGTCAGTCGCCGAGCGGCCGAGGACGACGCGCGGGGCCGGCTGATCCGGCTCACCCACCGGGGCCAGGAGCTCATCGACGGAGCGGTCGAGCAGCACGTCCGGAACGAGACGCGACTGCTCGCCGGGCTGACCGCCGACGAGCGGAGCACCCTGACCGATCTGCTGCGCAAGCTGGGCCGGACGTTGCCGGACGAGTAG
- a CDS encoding MFS transporter, which translates to MAAHDEHPHSALRSWLGVSIITASLFVFVTTELMPVGLLTPVSVNLGISVGVAGLMVTLYGISAGLGVPFIVAWTRRVNRRVLLSALLAILALGNLITAISPNFPLVLTTRLIMGFANGVFWAIGVSMAMRLVPERHASRAAAVALSGISIATVVGMPLGTFLESLAGWRTTFLIWSGLSVLVFLAVAAVIPSLPSENAVSVREVFGLPLRNVRLRLVIFAVALYVLGHFGAYTFIRPFAENNSSATPAFVTALLVIYGVGGAAGNFIAGYTVTKNLRASSVVACAGLVVSLLLLLTIGHGQVGLIVSVALWGVSFGAMNLCQVNMTLAAAPDTFEAAMSLNTLGYNTSIALGALFGGLFADHFGVRSAFWFGAALIAASLLVMLGTRRKISQAVPDEALAVSG; encoded by the coding sequence ATGGCTGCACACGATGAACACCCGCACTCGGCCCTGAGGTCGTGGCTGGGTGTCTCTATCATCACAGCGAGTCTGTTCGTCTTCGTCACCACTGAGCTGATGCCCGTCGGCCTGCTTACCCCGGTAAGCGTGAACCTGGGGATATCGGTGGGGGTCGCCGGGCTGATGGTCACTCTGTACGGCATCTCGGCCGGGTTGGGCGTCCCGTTCATCGTGGCCTGGACCAGGCGCGTCAACCGGCGCGTGCTGCTGTCCGCGCTACTGGCGATATTGGCCCTGGGAAACCTGATCACCGCCATCTCGCCGAACTTTCCGCTGGTCCTGACAACGCGGCTCATCATGGGATTCGCCAACGGGGTGTTCTGGGCCATAGGCGTGAGCATGGCGATGCGCCTGGTCCCGGAACGCCACGCGAGCAGGGCGGCCGCGGTCGCGCTGTCCGGCATCTCGATCGCCACGGTGGTGGGCATGCCGTTGGGAACATTCCTGGAGAGCCTCGCCGGCTGGCGGACCACGTTCCTCATCTGGAGCGGCCTCAGCGTGCTGGTGTTCCTCGCGGTCGCCGCCGTGATCCCGTCACTGCCGTCGGAGAACGCGGTCTCGGTCCGGGAGGTCTTCGGGCTCCCGCTCAGAAACGTGCGGCTACGTCTGGTGATCTTTGCCGTCGCGCTGTACGTGCTCGGCCACTTCGGGGCGTACACGTTCATACGGCCCTTCGCGGAGAACAACTCATCCGCCACGCCCGCCTTCGTCACCGCGCTGCTGGTGATCTATGGCGTCGGGGGCGCGGCCGGGAACTTCATCGCCGGATACACCGTGACCAAGAATCTGCGGGCCAGTTCCGTCGTCGCCTGCGCGGGGCTCGTGGTGTCCTTGCTGTTGCTGCTCACGATCGGTCACGGGCAGGTCGGTCTGATCGTCTCGGTGGCCCTCTGGGGGGTTTCCTTCGGCGCCATGAACCTGTGCCAGGTCAACATGACGCTGGCTGCCGCGCCCGACACCTTCGAGGCCGCCATGTCACTCAACACCTTGGGATACAACACGTCCATCGCGCTCGGAGCGCTTTTCGGCGGACTGTTCGCCGATCATTTCGGGGTCAGGAGCGCCTTCTGGTTCGGTGCGGCGCTGATAGCGGCTTCGCTGCTCGTCATGCTCGGCACTCGCCGCAAGATCTCACAGGCCGTCCCCGATGAAGCGCTGGCCGTCAGTGGATGA